The following proteins come from a genomic window of Chryseobacterium glaciei:
- the tsaE gene encoding tRNA (adenosine(37)-N6)-threonylcarbamoyltransferase complex ATPase subunit type 1 TsaE → MEVIINKLEDWQGVVDQIIPQLQHNIFLLKGNLGAGKTTFTQFLLKNLGSQDEVNSPTYSIVNEYNTPKGKIFHFDLYRLKNIEEVYDIGIEEYLDNAFLCIIEWPEVYEDELYGLKYHTMSINNTGEHREVTFD, encoded by the coding sequence ATGGAAGTTATTATCAATAAATTAGAAGACTGGCAGGGAGTTGTAGATCAAATAATACCGCAACTACAACATAACATCTTCTTATTAAAAGGAAATTTGGGAGCAGGAAAAACTACTTTTACCCAGTTTTTGCTTAAAAATTTGGGAAGTCAGGATGAAGTCAACTCTCCTACTTATTCTATTGTCAATGAATACAATACACCCAAAGGAAAAATTTTTCATTTTGACCTTTATCGCTTAAAAAACATTGAAGAAGTCTATGATATTGGCATCGAAGAATACCTCGACAACGCTTTTTTATGCATTATTGAATGGCCAGAAGTGTACGAAGATGAACTTTACGGACTCAAGTACCACACAATGAGCATTAACAATACGGGCGAACACCGAGAAGTTACATTCGACTAA
- a CDS encoding alanine dehydrogenase, which yields MSTTNIFTPFTEEELMPQEEKLEVIKKGKQFSIGIPKETCLHERRTCITPDAVQVLVEHGHEIIIEAGAGQGSFFTDLQYSESGAKITNDPKEAFSQDLILKINPPTEDEIDFMKPNTYLVSALQINLREKDYFIKLAEKKINAIAFEFIVDEYKQLALVRLIGEIAGTVSILYASELLALSNGLMLGGITGVRPSEVLILGAGIVGEFATKAAIGLGASVRVFDNSLSKLRRLHSIVDSRVPTSIIDPKELSKALRRADVVIGALPRLNMQPIVTEDMIMKMKKGSVIIDITIDNGKVIETSELTTMENPYIIKHGVIHCGLPNLTSKMPRTTTKAISNFFLSYILNYDEEGGFENMLTRKNEMKQSLYMYKGRHTKKVICDRFGLTYHDINLLIF from the coding sequence ATGAGTACTACAAATATTTTTACTCCATTTACTGAGGAAGAATTAATGCCGCAAGAGGAAAAATTGGAGGTTATTAAAAAAGGAAAACAATTCAGTATTGGAATTCCTAAAGAAACCTGTCTTCACGAAAGAAGAACATGCATCACACCCGATGCAGTACAGGTATTGGTAGAGCACGGCCACGAGATCATTATTGAAGCCGGAGCTGGACAAGGTTCATTTTTTACAGACCTACAATATTCTGAATCCGGAGCAAAAATAACGAACGATCCCAAAGAAGCTTTTTCACAGGATCTTATTCTGAAAATCAACCCTCCTACAGAAGACGAGATTGATTTTATGAAGCCCAACACTTATTTGGTTTCGGCGCTTCAAATTAATTTAAGAGAGAAAGATTATTTCATAAAATTAGCCGAGAAAAAAATCAACGCCATCGCGTTTGAATTTATCGTTGATGAATACAAGCAACTGGCATTGGTACGATTAATAGGCGAAATTGCAGGAACCGTTTCTATTTTATACGCTTCCGAATTATTAGCTCTATCAAATGGCTTAATGTTAGGTGGAATCACAGGAGTTCGACCTTCCGAAGTTCTTATTTTAGGAGCAGGAATCGTTGGTGAATTTGCAACCAAAGCAGCCATCGGTCTTGGCGCAAGTGTAAGAGTTTTCGATAATTCTTTATCTAAATTAAGAAGACTTCACAGTATTGTTGACAGCCGAGTTCCTACCTCGATCATTGATCCAAAGGAATTAAGCAAAGCATTAAGACGTGCAGACGTAGTTATCGGAGCTCTTCCAAGGTTAAATATGCAGCCGATCGTTACCGAAGACATGATTATGAAGATGAAAAAAGGCAGCGTCATCATCGATATCACCATCGATAACGGAAAAGTAATTGAAACTTCTGAGCTTACAACAATGGAAAATCCTTACATTATCAAACATGGTGTAATCCATTGCGGACTTCCGAACCTGACCTCAAAAATGCCGAGAACCACTACAAAAGCGATCTCAAACTTTTTCCTTTCTTACATTTTAAATTACGACGAAGAAGGCGGTTTTGAAAACATGCTGACCCGGAAAAATGAGATGAAGCAGAGTTTATATATGTACAAAGGAAGACATACTAAAAAAGTAATCTGCGATCGTTTCGGACTTACTTATCACGATATCAATCTTTTAATTTTCTAA
- a CDS encoding cation:proton antiporter — translation MGKYRNLIFYVVTIAVFSCLMYYFIIEGQTLEAGENIVVKTSTGSTWENFIESFKTNLHHPLALLLAQIVTIILVARLFGWICMKIKQPTVIGEMIAGIVLGPSLLGMYFPEFSTFLFPKESLGNLQFLSQIGLILFMYIVGMELDLSVLRKKAHDAVVISHASIIIPFALGIGLSYFIYKEFAPDGIQFTSFALFIAIAMSITAFPVLARIVQERNLQKTKLGTIVITCAAADDITAWCILAAVIAIVKAGSFASSIYVIIMAIGYVFLMIKIVRPFLKRIGDLQAGKNTINKPMVAIFFLTLILSAYATEVIGIHALFGAFMAGAIMPENAKFRTMFIDKVEDVALVLLLPLFFVFTGLRTQIGLLNDSHLWIITGFIILTAVLGKFAGSALAAKFLGINWKESLTIGALMNTRGLMELIVLNIGYDLGVLSPEIFAMMVIMALFTTFMTGPALDFINYAFKSKKNEEEKHDENDTKYRVLLSFDNPESGSTLLKLAHDFTNKMNGNKSITAMNIAPVDEMHAYEINEYENEQFKNVIETSHDLQLEVTTLFKASTDIENDLTHITNKGNYDLLLIMLGKSMYEGSLLGRLLGFTTKIINPEKLLNTVKGKGYIFNNSPFDDFTLQILDKTNIPVGVLVEKDFQSADRVFVPIFNLSDFYLLEYAKRLINNNNSQIIILDAGGQIRSNIEVKELIRSIEQVAPNHITLYNEKKIEKEFLDSQDLMLISSKSWKSLIDTKSLWLSDIPSTLIISNP, via the coding sequence TTGGGGAAGTATAGAAATCTAATTTTTTACGTTGTTACAATTGCCGTTTTCTCTTGTTTGATGTACTACTTCATTATAGAAGGACAAACATTGGAAGCTGGAGAAAATATTGTCGTAAAAACTAGCACGGGCTCTACTTGGGAAAACTTTATAGAGTCTTTTAAGACCAATCTGCATCATCCGCTGGCTTTATTATTGGCACAGATCGTCACCATAATTCTTGTCGCAAGATTATTCGGATGGATCTGTATGAAAATAAAACAACCTACCGTAATTGGAGAAATGATTGCAGGTATTGTGTTAGGGCCATCACTTTTAGGAATGTATTTTCCTGAATTTTCAACATTTCTTTTTCCTAAAGAATCATTGGGTAACTTACAGTTTTTGAGTCAGATAGGACTAATCCTTTTCATGTATATTGTTGGAATGGAGCTGGATTTGAGCGTTTTAAGAAAAAAAGCTCACGATGCTGTCGTAATCAGTCACGCAAGTATTATTATTCCATTTGCATTAGGAATCGGACTTTCATATTTTATTTATAAAGAATTTGCTCCGGACGGAATTCAGTTCACTTCCTTTGCTTTATTTATCGCGATAGCAATGAGTATCACTGCATTTCCGGTATTGGCGAGGATTGTTCAGGAGAGAAATCTTCAAAAGACAAAACTGGGAACCATCGTAATTACCTGCGCTGCAGCCGATGATATTACAGCTTGGTGTATTTTGGCAGCCGTAATTGCTATTGTAAAGGCAGGATCTTTTGCAAGTTCTATCTACGTGATTATCATGGCGATTGGTTATGTATTTTTAATGATTAAAATTGTACGACCATTCCTTAAAAGAATCGGAGATTTGCAGGCTGGAAAAAACACCATCAACAAACCGATGGTCGCTATTTTCTTTCTTACATTAATTCTTTCTGCATACGCAACAGAAGTTATCGGTATTCATGCTTTATTCGGAGCTTTTATGGCAGGAGCAATTATGCCTGAAAATGCAAAATTCCGTACCATGTTTATCGACAAGGTAGAAGATGTTGCATTGGTACTTTTACTTCCATTATTCTTTGTATTTACGGGACTTCGTACACAAATAGGATTATTAAATGACAGTCATTTATGGATTATCACAGGATTTATTATTCTAACAGCCGTTTTAGGGAAGTTCGCTGGAAGTGCATTAGCTGCTAAATTCCTCGGAATCAATTGGAAAGAAAGCTTAACTATCGGAGCCTTAATGAATACCAGAGGTTTGATGGAATTAATTGTTCTGAATATTGGATATGATCTGGGAGTTTTAAGTCCAGAAATCTTTGCAATGATGGTTATTATGGCCTTATTCACCACTTTTATGACAGGACCCGCTTTAGATTTCATTAATTATGCTTTTAAATCTAAAAAAAATGAAGAAGAAAAGCATGATGAAAACGATACTAAATACCGCGTTCTCCTTTCTTTCGACAATCCGGAATCCGGAAGTACATTATTGAAATTGGCGCATGATTTCACCAATAAAATGAACGGAAACAAGAGCATCACCGCAATGAATATCGCTCCCGTAGACGAAATGCATGCTTACGAAATCAATGAATATGAAAATGAACAGTTTAAAAACGTTATTGAAACTTCTCACGACCTTCAATTAGAGGTAACTACCCTTTTCAAAGCTTCAACAGATATTGAAAACGACCTTACTCACATTACGAATAAAGGAAATTATGATCTTCTTTTGATCATGCTGGGAAAATCAATGTATGAAGGAAGTTTACTAGGAAGATTATTAGGTTTTACAACTAAAATTATTAATCCTGAAAAACTTTTAAATACCGTAAAAGGCAAAGGTTACATCTTCAACAACTCTCCTTTTGACGATTTTACATTGCAAATATTAGATAAAACAAATATTCCGGTTGGAGTTTTGGTTGAAAAAGATTTTCAGTCTGCCGACAGAGTTTTTGTTCCGATTTTTAATTTAAGTGATTTTTATTTGCTTGAATATGCGAAAAGATTGATCAATAATAACAATTCCCAGATCATTATTCTTGATGCCGGAGGACAGATAAGAAGTAATATTGAGGTTAAAGAACTGATCAGAAGTATTGAACAGGTTGCACCCAATCACATCACACTATATAACGAGAAGAAGATTGAGAAAGAATTTCTGGATTCTCAAGATTTAATGTTGATCAGCAGCAAAAGCTGGAAAAGCCTGATTGACACGAAAAGCCTTTGGTTATCGGATATCCCATCGACACTTATCATATCCAACCCTTAA
- a CDS encoding M43 family zinc metalloprotease: MQEDDNSNAQKIKIPVVVNVLYETPAGNISEEQIRSQIAVLNEDFNAKNSDFNSVPAVFAGVKADVGIEFVLTAIHRAKMDMSKWDNSDAGGGMKETAKGGLDSTDPSSKLNIHVVEKLKNDSITIGFADDPNGDIKINGVVVLSKAFGRIGTVVAPTNKGRVAVHEIGHWLGLTHLFNGDKDGDCVDDGVEDTPIHSSDVQGNPSFPRHGTCPNSPIEMTMNYMCITDDVAKYMFTNGQKKLMLSKFTVGSPWYNFRMK; the protein is encoded by the coding sequence GTGCAAGAAGATGATAACTCAAATGCTCAAAAAATAAAAATTCCCGTTGTTGTTAATGTTCTATATGAAACACCAGCAGGGAATATTTCAGAAGAACAAATACGATCTCAAATTGCAGTTTTGAATGAAGATTTTAATGCTAAAAATTCTGACTTTAATTCTGTACCTGCAGTATTTGCAGGGGTAAAAGCAGATGTTGGAATAGAGTTTGTCCTGACAGCTATCCATAGAGCTAAAATGGACATGAGCAAATGGGACAATTCTGATGCAGGTGGAGGTATGAAGGAAACCGCCAAAGGAGGGCTAGATTCTACCGATCCTTCTTCAAAATTAAACATTCATGTCGTAGAGAAATTAAAAAACGACTCAATAACAATTGGCTTTGCAGATGATCCCAATGGTGATATAAAAATTAATGGAGTCGTAGTATTATCAAAAGCTTTTGGTCGCATCGGAACCGTTGTTGCTCCTACCAATAAAGGCCGTGTAGCAGTACATGAAATAGGTCATTGGCTAGGTCTTACCCATCTCTTTAATGGAGATAAAGACGGAGACTGCGTAGATGACGGCGTGGAAGACACACCAATACATTCATCTGATGTTCAAGGAAACCCCTCTTTTCCTCGTCATGGAACATGCCCAAATTCACCTATAGAAATGACTATGAATTACATGTGCATCACAGATGATGTTGCAAAGTATATGTTTACCAACGGACAAAAAAAACTTATGCTTTCTAAATTTACAGTAGGCAGTCCATGGTATAACTTCAGAATGAAATAA
- a CDS encoding T9SS type A sorting domain-containing protein, with amino-acid sequence MKKNQTLKSWVFVIIYFITTGNNYAQTSTEKQNPYPLGTSSEFLRQIEAQLSKTPKDNQEIKLMVSNSETLDAKVNYQQEKSASEIHLEGEILGKDAGSFSIILKNKKLDGRIFFLKDKKAYSYYSNNKGDAFIKEIDINKMMCVDFIKTSIFNTEKVSNHSIKEAKNVNTSTLQSFPGAAGCLLLDFNGHTVPAGSGWNGGNAINAAPSGMTDDQILEAWEITAEDYRPFNLNVTTDEEVFNSYPQNKKRRCIITPTDVASPGGAGIALINSFSSNSDLPCWAFTSGAGTSGKIIGEIASHELGHTLGLNHDGQGQYAYYSGHGDWAPIMGASYYKSITQWSKGDYTNATNHQDDLTIITNTTNNVGYRADIHGSTISTATTLNLSGSAENKGVIDHTDDVDLFQFNTAGGNIILNIQTTERHSNLLLKASLYDSKNELIGTYKGTPSNLSAPITINTNLNAGNYYLAITGIGDGTVDTGYTSYASLGAYNITGATPSLNSTLGVTRTNNNGSMIYIYPNPVKNKLNIDFGPVKNNYHVEIINTLGQLIHKTTTSEKVLTIPFSDKPSGFYRLIIKDSRNIIVKAFSLIKQ; translated from the coding sequence ATGAAAAAAAATCAAACCTTAAAAAGTTGGGTATTCGTAATTATTTATTTTATTACAACAGGTAATAATTATGCCCAAACAAGTACAGAAAAACAAAATCCCTATCCTTTGGGAACAAGCAGCGAATTTTTAAGACAAATCGAAGCACAATTATCCAAAACACCTAAAGATAACCAAGAAATAAAACTGATGGTATCAAATTCTGAAACATTGGATGCAAAAGTAAATTATCAACAAGAAAAATCCGCTTCGGAAATCCATCTGGAAGGAGAAATATTGGGTAAAGATGCAGGAAGTTTTAGCATTATTCTAAAAAACAAAAAACTAGATGGAAGGATATTTTTTTTAAAAGACAAAAAAGCCTATTCCTATTATTCTAACAATAAAGGAGATGCTTTTATAAAAGAAATCGACATCAATAAGATGATGTGTGTCGATTTTATTAAAACTTCGATTTTCAATACAGAAAAAGTGTCAAACCATTCCATCAAAGAAGCTAAAAATGTTAATACGTCAACTCTTCAGAGCTTTCCGGGAGCGGCAGGATGTCTGTTATTAGATTTCAATGGACATACCGTCCCCGCCGGCAGTGGCTGGAATGGAGGAAATGCTATTAATGCAGCACCTTCTGGCATGACAGATGATCAAATTCTGGAAGCCTGGGAAATTACGGCAGAAGATTATCGTCCGTTCAACTTAAATGTGACAACAGATGAAGAGGTCTTTAATAGTTATCCGCAAAACAAAAAAAGAAGATGTATTATTACGCCTACAGACGTTGCATCTCCGGGAGGTGCCGGGATTGCTCTTATCAACAGTTTTTCTTCCAACAGCGATCTGCCATGTTGGGCATTTACTTCAGGAGCTGGAACTTCAGGGAAGATTATAGGCGAAATCGCTTCTCATGAATTAGGTCATACCTTAGGATTAAACCATGATGGACAGGGTCAATACGCTTATTACAGCGGACATGGAGACTGGGCACCGATCATGGGAGCAAGCTATTACAAAAGCATAACACAATGGAGCAAAGGCGATTACACAAACGCCACAAATCATCAAGATGATCTTACTATAATTACGAATACAACAAATAATGTCGGATACAGAGCGGATATTCATGGGAGTACCATCAGCACGGCAACGACTTTAAATCTATCCGGATCAGCAGAAAATAAAGGTGTTATTGATCATACTGACGATGTTGACCTGTTTCAATTCAATACCGCCGGAGGAAATATTATTTTAAATATACAAACCACAGAAAGACATAGTAATTTACTTTTAAAAGCATCATTATATGATAGCAAAAACGAATTAATAGGCACTTATAAAGGAACTCCTTCCAATCTAAGTGCTCCAATTACCATCAATACCAATCTTAATGCAGGAAATTACTATTTAGCCATCACAGGCATCGGAGACGGAACCGTAGATACGGGATACACAAGTTATGCTTCTCTAGGAGCTTACAATATTACCGGAGCTACTCCATCTCTGAATTCAACATTAGGCGTAACCAGAACAAATAATAACGGCAGTATGATTTACATTTACCCTAATCCGGTTAAAAATAAATTAAATATTGATTTTGGTCCCGTTAAAAATAATTATCATGTAGAAATCATCAATACTTTAGGACAATTAATACATAAAACCACTACATCAGAAAAAGTTTTAACCATTCCTTTTTCAGATAAACCTTCCGGGTTTTACCGTTTAATTATAAAAGATAGCCGAAACATTATAGTCAAAGCATTTAGTTTAATAAAACAATAA
- a CDS encoding histidine kinase, with product MEGNYYMIHDYLIFIGVFAIFFFLTVGIYLFSQNQKFKIRNAKLSEANKIIEQRLNEVQLEHIGTKLNPHLFKNILNSVQSHAYQTYMSLDKLANVLDYILYESNNKFVSPKEELTFALSLIEINKIKINPLFDFRIKSKIDKSDELFEEKVFAPLISVDLIENAFKHTDFLAQDSFISIQLELEDRIFTMKVSNKASLKNVLEKEKSGFGSQSLDQRLKMIYNNYYQLTKSSKNGIFTAELVINLGEFYDKMRYS from the coding sequence ATGGAAGGCAATTACTACATGATTCATGATTATCTGATATTCATTGGAGTTTTTGCTATTTTCTTTTTTTTAACGGTGGGTATTTATTTATTCAGTCAGAATCAGAAATTTAAGATTCGAAATGCTAAACTTTCAGAAGCTAATAAAATAATCGAACAAAGATTAAACGAAGTTCAGTTGGAGCATATTGGTACAAAACTGAATCCGCATTTGTTTAAAAACATTCTTAATTCTGTTCAGTCTCATGCCTATCAAACGTATATGTCGTTGGATAAGTTGGCGAATGTTCTGGATTATATTTTATACGAAAGCAACAACAAATTCGTCAGTCCAAAAGAAGAGTTAACCTTTGCCTTAAGTTTAATTGAAATCAATAAAATAAAAATAAATCCACTTTTTGACTTTAGAATTAAATCCAAAATTGATAAATCGGATGAGCTTTTTGAAGAAAAAGTTTTCGCACCATTAATTTCTGTTGATCTTATTGAAAACGCTTTTAAACATACCGATTTCTTAGCACAGGATTCATTTATTTCCATTCAATTAGAATTGGAAGACCGAATTTTCACCATGAAAGTAAGCAATAAAGCTTCCTTAAAAAACGTGTTGGAAAAAGAGAAAAGCGGATTTGGAAGTCAGTCTTTAGATCAAAGATTAAAAATGATCTACAACAATTATTATCAGCTTACTAAAAGTTCAAAAAACGGTATCTTCACAGCCGAATTAGTAATTAATTTAGGTGAATTCTATGATAAAATGCGTTATTCTTGA
- a CDS encoding LytR/AlgR family response regulator transcription factor, with protein MIKCVILDDELLAISYLKLLCEQIENVEVVKAFNDPKIFLNEIDNLDCNLCILDIEMPGMTGLQVAELISDSKKIIFTTAYKEYAAEAFDLNVVDYVRKPIKKERLIQAFEKAKELVSAPQKKDFIEWNTNIGKTILFTEQIAYIKTSEIDSRDKDIILNDGTTIVLKNLSFKSLLEMLPTKDFAQVNKKEIIALSSIKIFSTNEIITSISVDGENFIKLQIGDTYKNSLLEMFGK; from the coding sequence ATGATAAAATGCGTTATTCTTGATGATGAATTACTGGCAATCAGCTATTTAAAACTTCTATGCGAACAAATTGAGAATGTAGAAGTTGTAAAAGCATTCAACGATCCTAAAATTTTTCTGAACGAAATTGATAATCTCGATTGCAATCTCTGCATTTTAGACATTGAAATGCCGGGAATGACAGGCCTTCAGGTTGCAGAACTCATTTCAGATTCAAAAAAAATCATCTTCACAACCGCTTATAAAGAATATGCAGCAGAAGCATTTGATTTAAATGTGGTGGATTATGTAAGAAAACCAATCAAAAAAGAAAGGTTGATCCAGGCTTTTGAAAAAGCTAAAGAATTGGTTTCGGCACCACAAAAAAAGGATTTCATCGAATGGAATACCAACATCGGAAAAACTATCCTATTCACAGAACAGATCGCTTACATCAAAACATCAGAAATCGACAGCCGAGACAAAGACATTATTCTGAATGACGGGACAACTATCGTTCTTAAAAATCTTAGTTTTAAATCACTTCTGGAAATGCTTCCAACGAAAGATTTCGCTCAGGTCAATAAAAAAGAGATCATCGCATTATCTTCCATTAAAATATTTTCTACCAACGAAATCATTACATCAATATCTGTAGACGGAGAAAATTTCATCAAACTTCAAATCGGAGACACTTATAAAAATTCATTATTAGAGATGTTTGGAAAGTAG